TGGCACGAAATACAACGTGCATCTCGATGGTTACAATATGATTCCGTACTTTAGCGGAGCATCAAAGGAGAGCCCTCGCAACGCCATCATGTACTTCAGCGACGACGGCGACGTTATCGCGGTCCGCGTCGGCGATTGGAAATTCAACCTGGCGCTGCAACGCGCGAATAGGATGGAACAATGGGCCGAACCATTCGTAAAGCTGCGCCTGCCGCACATCGTAAGCATGCGGCGCGATCCCTTTGAACGGGCGGATTTCAACTCCAACACCTACTGGGATTGGGTGGTTGACCACGCACCGCAGCTGTATCTCATGCAGGCGGTCGTAGCTCAACAAATCGATGCCTTCGCGAAGTTTCCCCCGCGGCAGAAACCCGCTTCCTTTAATCTGGATTCGGTCATGGCGCAGGTGGCGACGCCGCACGGCTAAAGTTCCGAAGGGATGACGAAAGACGCGATGGCGGCGGAAGCCGCCATCTCCGCGCGGGTAGGAGAGTTTTACGAACGTCATCCCTACCCTCCGCCCAAAGACGACCTCGCCGAGTACCGGCGAATGTGGGACGAGCGCCGGCGACGAGCCGAGTCCTTTTTGTTTTGGCCCGGTGAATCGTACCGCGAGGACCGCAGCATCTTGGTTGCAGGATGCGGCACAGTGCAAGCCGCGCATTACGCGGTACGCTGGCCGCGGGCGCGCGTGGTAGGTATTGATGCCAGTGAAGCCGGCATCGAGTTTACACAACAGCTCAAGCATAAGCATGGGCTGAAGAATTTGGAGTTACGCCGGCTCGTTGTGGAACGGGCCGTTGAACTGCAGGAACGCTTCGATCACGTGGTGTGCACTGGGGTGTTGCATCACTTACCCGACCCGGACGCTGGGCTTTGCGCCTTGCGCGAGGTGCTCGAAGTCGGCGGCGCGATGCACGTCATGGTTTACGCGCCCTACGGACGGACGGGGGTCTACATAATCCAGGATTATTGCCGGCGGCTTGGCATCGGTGCGACACCCAGTGAAATTCGCGAGCTTGCGACTACGTTGCAATCGTTGCCGGCCGACCACCCGATCGCCCCTCTTCTTCGCAGCTCTCGCGATTTTTCAAACGAGGCGGGCCTTGCCGACGCGCTGCTTCATCCAAACGACCGGGCTTACTCCGTGCCGCAGCTAATGGATTTTTTGGCGCGCGGCGGCTTACGCTTCGGACGCTGGATTCGTCAGGCGCCGTACCTGGCGTCGTGCGGGGCAATTGCGACCACTCCGCACGCGCGCATTCTCGCAAGAATGAGCCAAGCGGAACAATATGCCGCGCTCGAACTCTTTCGAGGCACCATGGTACGCCATAGCGCGGTTGTCTATCGAACGGACGATCGCGCGCACCCTGAGCGCATCGATTTTTCAGGTGAGGAATGGCGCGGCCACATTCCGATTCGTCTTCCCGATACGATCGCGGTGCGCGACCGTGTACCGGAGGGCGCTGCGGCGGTATTGATAAACCGCAATCACACCTATACGGACTTGTATCTTCCGATCACGCCGCGACAGGACCAACTATTGGCGGCGATTGACGGCAAGCGGACCGTCGGCGAGATCTGTGCTAACAAGGATTTCGAACCCGCGCGAACGTTTTTCGAGCAGCTCTGGTTTTGGGACCAGATCGTTTTCGATACATCCTTCGACAGGCTCATCCTTCGACAGGCTCATCCTTCGACAGGCTCAGGATGACAGAGCGGCTACACCCTTCGACAAGCTCAGGGTGACACAGAACATCCTTCGACAGGCTCAGGATGACAGAGCGGCTACATCCTTCGACAGGCTCAGGATGACAGAGCGGCTACATCCTTCGACGGGCTCATCCTTCGACAGGCTCAGGATGACACAGGAGGCCATCCTTCGACGGACTCAGGATGACACAGCGGCTACGCCCTTCGACAGGCTCAGGGTGACATGGGGGGCGTGATGATGACTTTGCCGCTCGCGCCGCCGGCGACGCGGCGGTAGGCTTCGGGCGCTCGCGCGAGCGGGAAGCGTTCGGCGATGGTGGGCGGCGCGAGGGCGCGCGATTCGAGCAAAGGATCGAGCTTGGTCAGAATCGTCGCGACTTCGCGCAAACTGAACTTCGCCGAATCGAATCCGATTAGTCGCTGCTCGGCGCGATACAGAGCGAACAGATCCAGCGTTACCTCGCGCCCGGCCGCCGCGGAAATCACGACCATGCGGCCGCCAATCCCAAGTGCGCCGAGAAGCTGCTCGAAGATCGGGGCACCGACGACGTTGAGCGCCACGTTAGCGAGTTTGCCGTTTGTCGCCGTTCGAACGACATCGGCAAG
This Candidatus Eremiobacterota bacterium DNA region includes the following protein-coding sequences:
- a CDS encoding class I SAM-dependent methyltransferase, which translates into the protein MAAEAAISARVGEFYERHPYPPPKDDLAEYRRMWDERRRRAESFLFWPGESYREDRSILVAGCGTVQAAHYAVRWPRARVVGIDASEAGIEFTQQLKHKHGLKNLELRRLVVERAVELQERFDHVVCTGVLHHLPDPDAGLCALREVLEVGGAMHVMVYAPYGRTGVYIIQDYCRRLGIGATPSEIRELATTLQSLPADHPIAPLLRSSRDFSNEAGLADALLHPNDRAYSVPQLMDFLARGGLRFGRWIRQAPYLASCGAIATTPHARILARMSQAEQYAALELFRGTMVRHSAVVYRTDDRAHPERIDFSGEEWRGHIPIRLPDTIAVRDRVPEGAAAVLINRNHTYTDLYLPITPRQDQLLAAIDGKRTVGEICANKDFEPARTFFEQLWFWDQIVFDTSFDRLILRQAHPSTGSG